TGTTTTCTCCTCGAGCAGCGGTTGGCGTACGTCGGTGCGGAATTCCGGGTGCGTTCCGGGGCCGGTGTCAAGTGTCAGCCGGTGCGCACTGGATGAATGACCGGATCTCGCTCGGCAGAACGGACCGAACGGTCGTAGGATGGCTAACCGGCGGTGATCATCGGCCGCCCACGCGAGAGCTCCAGCCGCGTGCTGTGTTCTGAATGTCGAAGAAAGATGGATCGTGCGTACTGAAGGGGACACCTGGGACATCGTCAGCAGTGTGGGGGTGACCGCGCTGGGCGTGGCGGCCGAGCGGGCCATCGAGTCCGCCCGCAGCGACGCCCTGATGCGAGATCCGTACGCCGAGCTGTTCGTTGCGGCCTCCGGGCATGAGGAGATGAATCGGTTGCTGGCCGATCCGGCGGCCCGGCCGGACGCCGTGCAGGGCTCCCATTTCATGGGTCTGCGCAGCCGCTACTTCGACGACTACTTCCTGACGGCGACCGCGGGCGGCGTGCGGCAGGCGGTGATCCTGGCCAGCGGGCTCGACACCCGCGCCTACCGGCTGGCCTGGCCCGCGGGCACGGTGGTGTTCGAGCTCGACCAGCCCGACGTGCTGGAGTTCAAGGAGAAGGTGCTCGCCGACCACGGCGCCTGCCCGGCCGCCGACCGCCGCGGCATGGCCGCCGACCTGCGCGACGACTGGACCGCCGCGCTGCTCGACGCCGGATTCGATCCCACCGTCCCGACCGCGTGGGCCGCCGAGGGCCTGCTGGCCTACCTGCCCGGCGCCACCCAGGACCTGCTGTTCGAGCGCATCGACCGGCTCTCGGCCCCCGGCAGCGGTCTGGCCACCGACTATGCCTGGCTGGCCGGATATTCCGACGACGAGCTGGCGGGCATCTACTTCGAGGGCGTCGAGGTCCGCGGCCTGCTGTACGGCGACGCGCGCGCCGACCCCGACGCCTGGTTCGCCGCGCGCGGCTGGCACACCGACGCCGTGGTGCTCCCGGAGCTGGCCACCCGCTACGGCCGCCGCATCCCCGCCGACCTGGACCGGTTCAACAGCACCCGCAACCACGTCCGCTACCTGACGGCCCGGTCGCCGCTGCGGGGCTGACTACCGCGGGCTGCCGCAGGGCAGCGCGCAGTCGCCGCCGATCGCGGAGGTGAATTTGTCGGCGGTGTCGAGGACATCGCCGGTGGCGTTGGCGTATTTGACGGTGCTGACCTGTGAGGTCTCCGGCGCCTGCCGCAGGTATTTCAGGATGCTGCGCGCCCCGCGCCCGGCCGGTTCCCAGCGCTTGTCGCGCACCGAGGCGCGGATGGTCACCACGTACTGCGACTCGGCCACCACGTCGGTGATCGGGCAGGCCCAGTCGACGCGGCCGCACGCCTGATCGAAGGAGCCGACACCCAGGCCGCGGGTCAGCACGTCGCGGGCGCGGCCCGAGGCGGCCGGATCGCCGTGCGAGCCCGCCGCCTGGTTGAAGGGGGTGGTGTCGCCGCAGGCCATGAGCGCGGCGCCGGTGACCGCGATCATCACGCCCCGGCTGGTGGCACGGCGGACCGTGTCGTGGCGGGGCACCGCGTCGCGCATGAGGACTCCTTCTGTTCGGAACGAATGCACCCGACCATTCAAGACCATCGGCCCGGTGCGCCGAAAGCGTTTGGCGGACACCCCACTACGATCATCGCGCGAAGCGCGCACCGAGCGGACGGAGGGGCGGATGACCGAGACCGATCTCGCACCGGGGATCGCCGATCGCGCGCTGCCCAAGGGGGTCAAGCCGCTGCTGGTGCTGGGCAAGATCCGCGAGATCCTGGACGTGTTCACCCTCGACCGGCCGGAGCTGACGCTGCCGGAGATCCGGCGCGCGACCGGGCTGCCGCCCAGCACCTGCCAGCGGCTGGTGGCGAACCTGGTCGCCGAGAGCTTCCTGGACCGGGCGGGTGACCGGTACCGGATCGGGGCGACGCTCGCGCGCTGGGCCTCGCCCGCGGCCGGGGAGCCGGACACCGTCGAGGCGCTGGCGCCGGTGCTGCGCGAACTACGCGACGCGACCGGGGAGACGGCCTGCCTGTATCGGCGCGAGGGCGGGTACCGGGTGTGCATCGCCGTCGCCGAGACCCGGCACGCCGTGCGCCGGGAGGTACACGTCGGCAAGATCATGCCGTTGCACGTCGGCTCGGCCGGTCGGGTGCTGCTGGCCTGGGACCCGGAGGCGGCCGAGGCCGTGCTGGCCGCGGCGCTGCCCCGCTACACCGGACACACCCTCACCGACCCCGAACGGCTCCGGCAGGCCCTGCGCCTGACCCGCGAGCAGGGCTACGCCACCACCGCCGAGGAACGCGACCTCGGCGCGGCGGGCGTCGGCGCCCCGGTCTTCGACATCCACGGCGCCCTGATCGCCGCCCTCGCCCTCGCCGGACCTATCCAGCGCCTGTCCCCGGCCCGCTGCGAGGAACTGGCCCCGCTGGTCGTGGCCGCCGCCGACCGGGCCACCCGCCGCCTCGGCGGCCGCACCGGGTAACGCTCCCATGCCGGTGCGGGCGGGCCCGTTCCTGCCGGAACCCATGCCCGCAAGGTGAATCCGTCGTCGTCGTTGCGAATCGTGGTGGCGCGGCCGTCGATTCGGCCCAGGCGCTCGGTGATCGAGGTCGGGCCGAGCTGTTCCAGGTCCGGCACGTGACCGCGCGAATTCGTCATACCTGCGACAACCTGCTCGTGCTGGCGGGCGCAAGTGCGCCACGCGCGGGCCGTGGTTACCACCGTGGACAGCGTGCTGCGGGCCGGGATCGGCGAAGCCGCACAGTACCGCGTCGGTCCTGCTGCCCGGGGAGCTGGTCCGGGTGGCGGCGACGGTGGGGACCCCTGAACCCCTATGGCCGGGCAGAACAGGGGTCGCGTCGTGCGGCATGATCGCGGAGAATCTCATCATTCGGTCAAGAATTCGGCCGGACGCACCGGTCTGACTAGGCGTTACGAATAGTTAGCACGTGACAACTGGAAAGAAGGTTAACCCCATATCATAGAGAATCCCGCGGACCTTCGCGAGCGATTGAAAATACCGTCCTTTTCGACCGATCCGATGTTGACATGCCCGGTCGCTGGCTATACTGACATCGTCGCATACTTATGCGGCGGCAGCAGGCGGCTCCAGCAACGATCGGCGGTTTCGACACTTTCGAGTATCAGTATTCCTTTATATTACCCAGTCACCGCGATCGCGGCTTCGGGAATATCCGTAATCGGCGGCGTGGCCGAGCCCGCGAGTTTCTCGGCTGCCGTACTTCTCTGTCGGCGTGATTTCCTTTTCGGGCGCGCCAGACATTCTTTCTTCGCGTCGGGCCAATTTCTGGCGCCCGCGCTCTTTCTTGTCACAGCGTTGGTCTCCGTATATCCGACGACCGCCTGTTGGGATTTCCAATTATTCTGCGGAACAGCACTGCTCGCACGCGCTATGACAATTCCTCATGTCCGCCGAGCGGTTGTAGCGACAACAATCCGGGTACCCTGAAAGGCGTTTATCCCAACCGGCATTCGAGCGAAGTTCGGTCAATGCCAAGAAACATTAAATTAACAGTCGAAATATTGTGCCGGGCGATATAGTCGGAAGTCATCGGAAGCTGTGCGCGTGACCAACACGTTGGGAGTTACGTCGATGGACCAGGAAACTTGCGTCACGCCCGAGGGGCGTGGCGACCCGAGCATCCCGTTATGGATAGTTTCGTCCGACCACCAACATCGGACGAATCATGCCGGGGCCATCACCGCGGTCCGGATCGACGGTCTCGTCCTGGCGGACTCACCACGACTCACCGGAGAAGACTTCGCCCATGTCCGCGCGCTCGCCGAGACCGGAGAATGCCTGCCGCCGATCCTGGTGCACCGGCCCAGCATGCGCGTCATCGACGGCGCCCACCGGGTGTGCGCGGCGCGATTACGCGGCGACCGCACAATAGCGGCGCGATTCTTCGACGGCACCGACTCCGAGGCATTCATTCTGGCGGTTCGCATGAACATCGCGCACGGGCTGCCGCTGTCGCTGGCCGACCGCAAGGCCGCGGCCTATCGGATCATTCGCGAGCGTCCGCAGTGGTCCGACCGCGCCATCGCCGCGACCACCGGCCTGTCGCACAAGACCGTTGGGTCGCTTCGGCGTTCGGCCGGGGGAGATACCCAGATGAACATCCGCATCGGCCGCGACGGCCGCACCCACGTCTCGAATCGGGAGGACGGCCGGCGGCTGGCCAGCGAGCTGATCACCCGCTCGCCCGAGGCTCCGCTGCGGGAGGTGGCCAAGGCGGCCGGTGTCTCATTGGGGACAGCGCACGATGTGCGTCAGCGGATGCGCCGCGGCGACGATCCGATTCCCGCACGGCGGCACCGTAATTCGGCGCCGGTGCCGCTGGAGAAGGCGCCCGCGCCGCACGCCCAGCCGAACGGCCCGTCGGATCGGCTGCGCATCAAGGACCCCCGGCTGGTGATCCAGCGGCTGCGGGCCGACCCCTCGCTGCGCTTCACCGAGGCGGGCCGGGCGCTGCTGCGCCGGCTGGATCTGTACACGGTCGCCAATACCGGCCTCGAGGCGGTGGTCGATGCGCTGCCCACCCACAATGTCAGCCTGATCATCGAACTCGCCTATCTGTTCGCCGAGGACTGGCGGCGGTTCGCGGCCAATCTGGAAAATCGGAAGGATTGAGCGACTCCGGTTCCTGTCGGCACCGGGCGGTGTCGGCAGGAACCGGATCGTCGTTCATCGGTGTGCAGTCCAACCCTCACCGTTGAACTCCAGTCGATGAGCGATCACTCGGTGACCAGGCGGCCCATCGAGTGGATCTCGTCCACGTCGCTCGAGTTGATCCAGGACCACGGGGCGGTGAAGAAACCGCCGTTGCCCCAACCGGTTCCCCACGAGTTCTCGATCGTCACGCCGGTCTGGTCGTAGGCGACGATGGTGACCTCATGCCCGCCCAGCACGCTCTCGCTGGGGTCCGGGTTGTAGTTGTAGTTGCTCGAGTTCAGGTTCTCGAAGCTCTGCCGCACCTCGAAGCCGATCGGCACCGGCATGCCGGTGGAGATCGCCTGCTCGATCGCCTGCTGGCGGTCGCTGCTGTTGATCAGGTCCTGCGAGCCGGATGTCTTGTAGTGCGCGGCGTTCGCGCGCTCGGCATCGGTGGGCTGGGTGGTGTAGTCGAAATCGCCCTGGTAGTAATCGGACTTGGTGTCGATGCCCTGCTGCTCCTCCATCGGGATCGCGACCGAGGCGTAGGTGCCGGTGTCGTTGCCCTGGGCGATCTGCGAGTAGATGTACATCGGGGCCATCGGGCCGCCGCTGATGTTCTGCTCGTTCATCAGAACGCCGTAGGCGCTGTAGCCGGTCGCCCAGGTCACGCACGAGCCGACCTGGCCCTGATTGCCCGGCGACTGCGCGTACTGCTCCAGCGAATACGAATCCGGCGGAGCGCCGGTGCGGCCGACCAGCACGGGCAGCGGGTTGCCGCTGCTGGTGTCGTGGCTCTGCGCGGCCTTGGCGGCCTTCACGTCCAGACCGAAGGCGTGGTGCTTGAGCACGGGAGCGGGGGCGCTGGGGGCCGGAGCGGCGTTGGCGAATCCCGCCGATACGAGTCCGATTCCCAAGGCGAACGCGAACGCGGTGGGTAAACACGAGTAACGCATTGTTTCTCCTGGTTGTGAAAGGTGAATCGAGGGCTTGCGCCCCCTGTCGGGAAGGGACCCGGAATTACCCGATCGAACCGAGCACAACCCCTCCGGGTACTCCTTCACGACAGAATCAATTTTTTGCGCACAGCTCGGAGTACGGCAAGAGTTGTTCAAGATGTTCAGTCCGGCGCGGGTGCCACCGTGTTCGATTACCATGATCGAACCGAGTCGGGAATGACTCGATACATGTTCTGCCACAATTCCCATCCGAAAAGGAGCGTTCGAGTGCGCCTGCGATGGAAAATATTCGCCCTCGCCGGCACCGCGTTGGTGCTGGCTTTTTCGTTCTCGGCGGCCGCCGCGGTCGCCGCGCCACCGCCGGACGGGAAGAATTTCTCCGGCCACTCGACGGGATTGCGGGTCAGCACCGGGCTGCCCGGCGTCGCGGAGCCGCGCGACGCGGCCACCGGGGCGCGGACACTGTTCTACTTCCAGCAGATTCAGGAGTTCGACCAGTGGTGCTGGGCCGCCGACGGCGCCTCGATCGCCGCATATTCGGACAGGTTCGTCGATCAGAACGAATACTGCAAACTGGTGCACGGATCGGCGGCCGACGGGCAGTGCCCGAACGATAACGCCTCGCTCGAGGAAATCGCCGCCGCATTCGGGAAGATCGGATTCGACGCCAAGGTCGGCTCGCCGTTCTCCATGACCACCGTCGCGGCCGAGATCGCCGCGAATCGTCCCATTCTGACCGGAATTGCGTGGACCGCGGGCGGCGGTCATGCACAAGTTGTCTACGGATACGACGCCGATGCCGGGACCGTCACCTACGGCGATCCGTGGCCGACCTCGCAGCGGAACGTGACACAGACGCTGTCGTCGTATACGAAGAATCCGGAGTGGCTGTGGTTCGGCGAAGACTATCGAATCGCCCCGAAGCAGTGACCCGGATCGTGGTGCGCGCGGTGCTCGTCGCGGTCGCCGCGTGCGCGGCGGCGGGATGCGTGGCCGCGCAGCCGCAGCCGCGCCCGTGGGCGGTCGATCCGGATCTGGGCGCGATCGACGGGGTCGTCGCCTCCCCGGCGACCGCGCAGCTCGCGGGCGCGTTCCTGCGCTCGCAGGACCCGTCCGCCGGTCCCGCCGCGCCGCCGGTGCGGCGCACGGATGTTCCCGTCGTCGTGTTCGCCACCGATCCGCGGTTCGCCACCGCGGCGGGCGCGCCGATGAGCGCGGCGGGCGTGCCCGCCTATCTCGCCGTGCCGGTCCGGGTCGGCCACCGAAACGGCTCCGACACACTGCAACTGGCCCCGGACGCCCCCTATACGCCGCGGGCGGTGGCCACCGGCACCGAGGAGGCGGAGGTGGCCCGCTCCCTGACGCCGGATTCGCGGCTGCTGCTGGACTATCCGTCGCACACCTGGTTCCGATGGACCGAGACCCGCGTCACCGCACTGCGATCGGGCACCGACACCACGCTGGCGGGCCGGGACTTCGATGCCGAGCAGTTCGAGCGGTGGCTGCGGACGCGGTGAGGGCATCCGTCAGCGTGCGCGTGATCCCGCTGCGGGGGACGGGAATTCGGGGGCGGCCTCGGCCAGCGGGGTGGCGCCGGTGGCGACGGCGAGGGCGGTCGGCAGGTCGAGGTGCAGGTCGAGATCCGGTGTGGCGGCGGGGCCGTCGTGGTGGGTGACGCCGTCGCCGGTGACCACGACGTGGAAGACGGTGTCGCCGATGTGGACGCTGACCGTGCCGGTGCGGATCTGCTCGGCGATGGCGCGGCTCAGCGGGAGGGCGAGCCAGTGGGCGCGCACGGCGTCGGTGCTGCCGCGCTCGCCGAGTAGCGGTGTGCCCCAAGCCGAGAGCGCGTCGAGCACCGGGCGCAGCGCCGCACCGGCCGGGGTGAGTTCGTAGACCACCGTCGTCGCGCGCGGCCCGGCGCGATGCCGCCGCAGCACGCCGTCGCGTTCGAGGTCCTTGAGCCGGGCCGCGAGCACGTCGGTGCTGATGCCGGGCAGGTCGGCGAACAGATCGCTGTAACGGCGCGGGCCCGAGAGCAATTCGCGAACCAGCAGCAGATTCCAGCGATCGCCGACGACGTCGAGGGCGCGGCCGACGGCGCAGTAGTGGTCGTAGCTTCGGCGTGGCACGCACCCCACTCTAGCTGGTCACTTGGAAATGCCAAGCGCAAACTTGGATTTTCCAAGTAGAGTGTGGGCACGTTGCCGCGAGAAGGGATGTTCATGCAGGTCAAGCAGTCCAGCAAGCTGGCGGGGGTGTCGTATGAGATTCGTGGCCCGGTGGCCGAGCACGCGGCGCGGCTGGAGGCGGAGGGGCACCATGTGGTGAAACTCAACACCGGCAATCCGCTGCTGTTCGGTTTCGAGGCGCCGCCGGAGATCCTGCAGGACATGGTGCGCAGCCTGCCCGCCTCCAGCGGCTACACCTCGGCGAAGGGGCTGCTGCCCGCGCGGCGCGCGGTGGTGCAGTACTACCAGACCCTGGGTGTCGCCGATGTCGACGTCGAGGAGGTGTTCCTCGGCAACGGCGTGTCCGAGCTGGTGACGATGGCGATGACCGCGCTGATCGAGAACGGTGACGAGATTCTCGTTCCCGCACCGGATTTCCCGCTGTGGACGGCGGTGACCACTCTCAACGGCGGCCGCGCGGTGCACTACCTGTGCGACGAGGGCGCGGACTGGTGCCCGGATCTGGCCGATATCGAATCCAAGATCACCGACCGCACCCGCGCGATCGTCGTCATCAACCCGAACAATCCGACGGGCGCGGTGTATCCGACCGAACTGCTGCGGCAGCTGCTGGAGATCGCCCGCAGGCATCAGCTGATCGTGCTGTCCGACGAGATCTACGACAAGATCCGCTACGACGGGTCCGAGCACACCGCGGTCGCGTCGCTGGCCCCGGATCTGCTGTGCCTGACCTTCTCGGGGCTGTCGAAGTCCTACCGCTGCGCGGGTTTTCGCTCCGGCTGGCTGGTGGTGTCGGGCCCGACCCAGCACGCGGCGAGCTATCTGGAGGGGCTGACCATGCTGGCGGGGATGCGGTTGTGCCCGAATGTGCCGGGGCAGCAGGCGATTCAGGCCGCCCTCGGCGGGTATCAGAGCATCTACGATCTCACCCTGCCCGGCGGGCGGCTGCGCGAGCAGCGGGATCGGGCGTGGGAGGCGCTCGACGCGATTCCGGGGGTCACGTGTGTGAAACCGCGGGGCGCGCTGTACGCGTTCCCGCGCATCGACCTGGACCGGTACCGCATTCACGACGACGAGCGGTTCGTGCTGGATCTGTTGCTGCAGGAGAAGATTCACATCGTGCAGGGCACGGGCTTCAACTGGCCCCGCCCGGATCACTTCCGCATCCTCACCCTGCCGCACGCCGACGACCTGGAGGCGATCATCGGGCGAATCGGCCGCTTCCTGGCCACCTACCGGCAGTGACGGTGTCGGCGACTTCGGCCTGCGCCCGGCCATGACCTTCCGCGCCCGGGTGGCCCTGGTTCCCGCCGGGTACGCCGACGGCGTACCGCGCACGCTGAGCGGCCGCTTCGATGTCGGCATCGACGGCGCGCGGTATCCGAGCGTGGGCCGGGTGTGTATGGATCAGTGGTGGTCGATCTCGGCGACAACCGCGCCGGTATCGCCGAGGGCGACCCGGGCCAGCCCACCGCCCGGGAGTGGGCCGACACGCTCGACACCATCCACGACGAAATCGTCTGTGCCCCTCGCGGTCGCGCCGTCCGCCGCTACGTGGACGGGTGAGCCGTCACTCGCGTGGCGGGACGGGTTGGGGTGCGGTGGGGCCGATGTAGCGGGCGGACGGGCGGATGATTCTGGTGGATTCGGTTTGTTCGAGGATGTTGGCGGTCCAGCCGACGACTCGGCTGACGGCGAAGGTGGGGGTGAACATGGGGCGGGGGATGCCGCACAGCTCCATGACCACTCCGGCGTAGAACTCGACGTTGGCGTACAGTTCGCGGCCCGGTTTGAGTTCGGCGAGCACGTCGACCACGCGGCGTTCGACCGTGGTGGCGAACTCGACCAGGTCGCCGCCGAGGTCGACGGCGATGGCGCGCAACAGGTTCGAGCGCGGGTCGTCGGTGCG
The Nocardia terpenica genome window above contains:
- a CDS encoding pyridoxal phosphate-dependent aminotransferase: MQVKQSSKLAGVSYEIRGPVAEHAARLEAEGHHVVKLNTGNPLLFGFEAPPEILQDMVRSLPASSGYTSAKGLLPARRAVVQYYQTLGVADVDVEEVFLGNGVSELVTMAMTALIENGDEILVPAPDFPLWTAVTTLNGGRAVHYLCDEGADWCPDLADIESKITDRTRAIVVINPNNPTGAVYPTELLRQLLEIARRHQLIVLSDEIYDKIRYDGSEHTAVASLAPDLLCLTFSGLSKSYRCAGFRSGWLVVSGPTQHAASYLEGLTMLAGMRLCPNVPGQQAIQAALGGYQSIYDLTLPGGRLREQRDRAWEALDAIPGVTCVKPRGALYAFPRIDLDRYRIHDDERFVLDLLLQEKIHIVQGTGFNWPRPDHFRILTLPHADDLEAIIGRIGRFLATYRQ
- a CDS encoding winged helix-turn-helix transcriptional regulator, whose protein sequence is MPRRSYDHYCAVGRALDVVGDRWNLLLVRELLSGPRRYSDLFADLPGISTDVLAARLKDLERDGVLRRHRAGPRATTVVYELTPAGAALRPVLDALSAWGTPLLGERGSTDAVRAHWLALPLSRAIAEQIRTGTVSVHIGDTVFHVVVTGDGVTHHDGPAATPDLDLHLDLPTALAVATGATPLAEAAPEFPSPAAGSRAR
- a CDS encoding papain-like cysteine protease family protein, translated to MRLRWKIFALAGTALVLAFSFSAAAAVAAPPPDGKNFSGHSTGLRVSTGLPGVAEPRDAATGARTLFYFQQIQEFDQWCWAADGASIAAYSDRFVDQNEYCKLVHGSAADGQCPNDNASLEEIAAAFGKIGFDAKVGSPFSMTTVAAEIAANRPILTGIAWTAGGGHAQVVYGYDADAGTVTYGDPWPTSQRNVTQTLSSYTKNPEWLWFGEDYRIAPKQ
- a CDS encoding class I SAM-dependent methyltransferase; this encodes MVRTEGDTWDIVSSVGVTALGVAAERAIESARSDALMRDPYAELFVAASGHEEMNRLLADPAARPDAVQGSHFMGLRSRYFDDYFLTATAGGVRQAVILASGLDTRAYRLAWPAGTVVFELDQPDVLEFKEKVLADHGACPAADRRGMAADLRDDWTAALLDAGFDPTVPTAWAAEGLLAYLPGATQDLLFERIDRLSAPGSGLATDYAWLAGYSDDELAGIYFEGVEVRGLLYGDARADPDAWFAARGWHTDAVVLPELATRYGRRIPADLDRFNSTRNHVRYLTARSPLRG
- a CDS encoding C1 family peptidase; its protein translation is MRYSCLPTAFAFALGIGLVSAGFANAAPAPSAPAPVLKHHAFGLDVKAAKAAQSHDTSSGNPLPVLVGRTGAPPDSYSLEQYAQSPGNQGQVGSCVTWATGYSAYGVLMNEQNISGGPMAPMYIYSQIAQGNDTGTYASVAIPMEEQQGIDTKSDYYQGDFDYTTQPTDAERANAAHYKTSGSQDLINSSDRQQAIEQAISTGMPVPIGFEVRQSFENLNSSNYNYNPDPSESVLGGHEVTIVAYDQTGVTIENSWGTGWGNGGFFTAPWSWINSSDVDEIHSMGRLVTE
- a CDS encoding IclR family transcriptional regulator, with product MTETDLAPGIADRALPKGVKPLLVLGKIREILDVFTLDRPELTLPEIRRATGLPPSTCQRLVANLVAESFLDRAGDRYRIGATLARWASPAAGEPDTVEALAPVLRELRDATGETACLYRREGGYRVCIAVAETRHAVRREVHVGKIMPLHVGSAGRVLLAWDPEAAEAVLAAALPRYTGHTLTDPERLRQALRLTREQGYATTAEERDLGAAGVGAPVFDIHGALIAALALAGPIQRLSPARCEELAPLVVAAADRATRRLGGRTG
- a CDS encoding ParB/RepB/Spo0J family partition protein codes for the protein MDQETCVTPEGRGDPSIPLWIVSSDHQHRTNHAGAITAVRIDGLVLADSPRLTGEDFAHVRALAETGECLPPILVHRPSMRVIDGAHRVCAARLRGDRTIAARFFDGTDSEAFILAVRMNIAHGLPLSLADRKAAAYRIIRERPQWSDRAIAATTGLSHKTVGSLRRSAGGDTQMNIRIGRDGRTHVSNREDGRRLASELITRSPEAPLREVAKAAGVSLGTAHDVRQRMRRGDDPIPARRHRNSAPVPLEKAPAPHAQPNGPSDRLRIKDPRLVIQRLRADPSLRFTEAGRALLRRLDLYTVANTGLEAVVDALPTHNVSLIIELAYLFAEDWRRFAANLENRKD